In Chthoniobacterales bacterium, a single window of DNA contains:
- the rpmA gene encoding 50S ribosomal protein L27, translating into MAHKKGQGSVKNGRDSVSKRLGVKKFGSEAVVAGNIIIRQRGTKFVPGKNVGLGRDYTIFALVDGQVRFDRSGRRVNVEPAAAK; encoded by the coding sequence ATGGCACATAAAAAAGGACAGGGCAGCGTCAAGAACGGCCGGGACAGCGTTAGCAAGCGCCTCGGCGTCAAGAAATTTGGCAGCGAAGCGGTTGTCGCCGGCAACATCATCATTCGGCAGCGCGGGACGAAGTTTGTGCCCGGCAAAAATGTGGGCCTGGGCCGCGATTACACCATCTTCGCTCTGGTGGATGGCCAGGTGCGTTTCGATCGGTCGGGGCGGCGGGTAAACGTCGAGCCCGCGGCCGCAAAGTAG
- a CDS encoding nucleoside monophosphate kinase — protein sequence MKYQTFLLFGAPGSGKGTQGRTLGSIPRFYHCPCGDVFRSMDTRTKVGQAFLEYSSKGQLVPDDITVQLWKAAIDAAVEAHKFKPDIDTLILDGIPRNVAQAKIMDALIDVKRIFHLSCPDRDALFTRLKKRALKDNRLDDANDEVIKRRLAIYEQESKPVLSYYSKERITCLDASEPPAKVLMHILESVNDGENGAHESAAV from the coding sequence ATGAAATACCAGACGTTCCTTCTCTTCGGCGCGCCCGGCAGCGGTAAAGGCACCCAGGGCCGCACCCTCGGCAGCATCCCGCGCTTTTATCATTGTCCCTGCGGCGATGTTTTTCGCTCGATGGACACGCGCACAAAGGTCGGCCAGGCGTTTCTCGAATACTCCAGCAAAGGGCAACTCGTGCCGGACGATATCACCGTCCAGCTTTGGAAGGCTGCGATCGATGCCGCGGTCGAGGCGCACAAATTCAAACCGGACATCGACACCCTGATCCTGGACGGAATCCCGCGAAATGTCGCCCAGGCCAAGATCATGGACGCGCTGATTGACGTGAAGAGGATATTTCACCTTTCCTGCCCGGACCGGGATGCGCTTTTCACGCGGTTGAAAAAACGGGCGCTCAAAGACAACCGGCTCGACGACGCGAACGACGAAGTGATCAAGCGCCGTCTGGCGATCTACGAGCAGGAATCGAAACCGGTGCTCAGTTATTATTCGAAAGAGCGGATTACCTGCCTGGATGCGAGCGAACCGCCGGCGAAAGTGTTGATGCACATCCTCGAGAGTGTGAACGACGGGGAAAATGGCGCGCATGAGTCAGCAGCAGTTTGA
- a CDS encoding alpha/beta fold hydrolase, whose protein sequence is MESLAKRAPKRHRSIRWLRRIGAAVFALGCAVVALVYFSQHAMLYHPRPYDARYAGYLPHDGAELSFGTAAGKQVAFYLPRGLGQQLPSRLWVAFCGNGSLALDWTGLIAKDPRPGDAFLLIDYPGYGKSEGYATIATTRAAADGALTALATHLNTTVDKLEPLLNVLGHSWGTAVALDFATRHSVQRIVLVAVFTNLREEAALVVGGPLSYLLSENYDNLSCLRELEKRTPPPRVEIFHGTRDDIIPVRMGRAVAANFPAFVRFHPVEGGDHLSPLFTATDEILAAMNP, encoded by the coding sequence ATGGAATCACTCGCAAAGCGCGCCCCGAAACGGCATCGCTCCATTCGGTGGTTACGGCGAATAGGGGCTGCGGTTTTTGCCCTGGGGTGTGCTGTGGTCGCTTTGGTCTATTTCAGCCAGCACGCGATGCTTTACCATCCGCGTCCCTATGACGCACGGTATGCGGGTTACCTTCCGCACGACGGCGCCGAGCTTTCTTTCGGCACGGCCGCCGGAAAACAAGTTGCCTTCTATTTGCCGCGCGGTTTGGGTCAGCAGTTGCCAAGTCGCCTTTGGGTCGCATTTTGCGGCAACGGCTCTCTCGCTTTGGATTGGACGGGCCTTATCGCGAAGGATCCCAGGCCCGGTGATGCCTTTTTGTTAATCGACTATCCCGGTTACGGAAAGAGCGAAGGCTACGCGACGATCGCGACGACCCGCGCCGCTGCCGATGGCGCGCTCACGGCACTGGCAACGCATTTGAACACCACCGTCGATAAACTCGAACCCTTGTTGAACGTCCTCGGTCATTCTTGGGGAACTGCGGTCGCGTTGGATTTTGCCACGCGGCACTCCGTGCAAAGGATTGTCCTCGTCGCGGTCTTCACGAATCTTCGAGAAGAAGCGGCGCTCGTCGTAGGCGGTCCGCTGTCCTATTTGCTTAGCGAGAACTATGATAACCTGAGTTGCTTGCGGGAGTTGGAGAAGCGGACGCCGCCGCCGCGAGTGGAAATTTTCCATGGCACCAGGGACGACATCATTCCGGTTCGAATGGGCCGGGCCGTCGCTGCGAATTTTCCCGCGTTTGTAAGATTCCACCCTGTCGAAGGCGGTGATCATCTCAGCCCGCTCTTCACCGCCACCGACGAGATTCTTGCGGCAATGAATCCGTGA
- the frr gene encoding ribosome recycling factor — MTAEEILFDAEVSMEKSVDYMVHEFSAVRTGKASPALVENVDVEAYGSAMKLKQLALITTPEPRLLVVQPFDAGTVRDIEKALKESKIGITPQVDGKIIRLPIPELSEERRKDLVKSLRQMAEEARVRVRANRRTAVDEARKMQKASELTEDGLHDLEADVQKLTDKSVKEIDEHLERKEAEVMKI, encoded by the coding sequence ATGACCGCTGAAGAAATCTTGTTCGACGCCGAAGTATCGATGGAGAAAAGCGTCGATTACATGGTGCACGAGTTCTCCGCCGTGCGCACCGGAAAGGCATCGCCGGCGCTGGTTGAGAACGTGGATGTGGAAGCGTATGGCTCCGCCATGAAATTGAAGCAGCTCGCTCTCATCACGACGCCGGAACCGCGCCTGCTGGTGGTGCAACCGTTCGACGCCGGAACCGTCCGAGACATCGAGAAGGCCCTCAAGGAATCCAAGATCGGGATCACGCCGCAGGTGGATGGAAAGATTATCCGCCTTCCGATCCCCGAGCTTTCCGAGGAGCGGCGGAAAGACCTGGTGAAATCATTGCGGCAGATGGCGGAGGAAGCACGGGTGCGAGTCCGGGCGAACCGCCGCACCGCCGTGGATGAAGCCAGGAAAATGCAGAAAGCCAGCGAGCTGACCGAAGACGGCCTGCACGATCTGGAAGCCGACGTGCAAAAACTTACCGACAAATCGGTCAAAGAGATCGACGAACACCTCGAGCGCAAAGAAGCCGAGGTCATGAAGATTTAG
- the rplU gene encoding 50S ribosomal protein L21 — protein MAYAIIKTGGRQHRVAEGDIIDVDLLEGDAGKETVFGDVLFHGDGDKLTHGSPLIEGATVTGEVVEQRKDKKVIAFKYRRRKGYHRTVGHRRKLTRIKITGISLSGKTSKAKKAKTEEKE, from the coding sequence ATGGCTTACGCAATTATTAAAACAGGCGGCAGACAACATCGCGTCGCAGAGGGCGATATTATCGATGTCGATCTCCTCGAGGGAGATGCAGGCAAGGAAACCGTTTTCGGTGATGTCCTCTTTCACGGCGACGGCGACAAGCTCACCCATGGCAGTCCTCTGATCGAGGGCGCGACCGTCACTGGTGAAGTGGTCGAGCAACGCAAGGACAAGAAGGTCATCGCTTTCAAGTATCGACGCCGGAAGGGCTATCACCGGACCGTGGGCCATCGGCGCAAACTGACCCGGATCAAGATCACGGGCATCTCCCTGAGCGGAAAGACTTCGAAAGCGAAGAAGGCCAAGACCGAGGAGAAGGAGTAA
- the pruA gene encoding L-glutamate gamma-semialdehyde dehydrogenase, whose translation MSSLQQEIEQRGLHMFDLVDRNPESIFSKAGFYQRMMAFSMRDEHFKVQMFRFVDVLASLRHSTDIVQHLGEYFADMKNGSVPFLQTGIKAAKIFPWLTAPVLRWNVSGMARQFIAGRDPDDVMKTLRKRRGEKIGFTVDLLGEAVVSEHETDEYAARCLALVEGLSAQTQGWRDPLGKNTELFPVVNVSVKISALYSQMNPADPEDAIAHLAPKLRPILRRARELGAFINFDMESYAHKNTTLELFRTLFMEPEFRDWPHAGIVIQAYLRDAEPDLRNLIEWGRQRGTRFTVRLVKGAYWDYEKIKAAQNGWRVPVWLQKPESDANFEVCTRILLENESIVTSAFGSHNIRSIAHAQAYAQQLGIDKSRIEFQLLYGMAGPIKRALVEMGYRVREYCPVGELLPGMSYLVRRLLENTSNEGFLKAKFSDNAGPEQLLRDPRSLVTKVSRPASPMPATGRNGQSLDTPPGDTYENSPSVNFVHEKARTKMRSAIEEMRGKLGAKYPIVIDGKKIWTDNFIDSINPSRPTQVVGAVAEATVEHAEQAAAAAKKAFEHWCRVSVEHRAELLEKVATIMDRRRWELCALEVFEVGKPWAEADGDIREAIDFLLFYAQQMRLRGLPRLTQHVPGEESYQHYWPRGVALVIAPWNFPVAILTGMVSAAIVTGNTVIMKPAEQSAVCGAMLMEMFEEAGIPPGVLNYLPGKGRVIGQHLVDHKDVHMIAFTGSREVGLRIWKSAGETREGQLELKRVVCEMGGKNGVIVDSDADLDEAIVDTIYSAFGYQGQKCSACSRLIVLEENYDRVVKRLVEAAASLRVGNPETAGITVGPVIDETAYRRILEIIEAGKKEATLAFQGKTPPEGFFVPPTIFTDVKPGFSLACEEIFGPVLSVLKVRDLDEAIRVANETDYALTAGFFSRSPANIERVKAELVAGNVYINRSCTGAVVGRHPFGGFKMSGGGTKAGGGDYLLQFMVPRVVTENIMRHGFAPDTTPEFRAPFGHLVHE comes from the coding sequence ATGAGTTCGTTGCAGCAGGAAATCGAGCAGCGCGGCCTTCACATGTTTGATCTGGTCGACCGGAACCCGGAGTCGATCTTCAGTAAGGCCGGGTTTTACCAGCGCATGATGGCGTTTTCGATGCGCGATGAGCATTTCAAGGTGCAGATGTTCCGGTTCGTGGACGTGCTCGCGTCGCTTCGCCATTCCACCGACATCGTCCAGCATCTCGGCGAATATTTTGCGGACATGAAAAACGGCTCGGTGCCGTTCCTCCAGACCGGGATTAAAGCAGCCAAGATTTTCCCGTGGCTTACCGCGCCGGTCCTGCGCTGGAACGTCTCCGGCATGGCGCGTCAATTCATCGCCGGCCGCGACCCGGACGACGTGATGAAGACGCTCCGGAAACGGCGCGGGGAAAAGATCGGGTTCACCGTGGACCTGCTCGGCGAAGCGGTGGTGAGCGAACACGAGACGGACGAATACGCGGCCCGCTGCCTGGCTTTGGTCGAAGGCCTGTCCGCGCAAACCCAGGGCTGGCGCGATCCGCTGGGGAAAAACACCGAGTTGTTTCCGGTGGTCAACGTTTCCGTAAAAATTTCGGCCCTCTATTCGCAAATGAACCCGGCCGACCCGGAGGACGCGATCGCGCATCTCGCGCCGAAACTTCGGCCGATCCTGCGGAGGGCCCGTGAGCTGGGCGCGTTCATCAATTTCGACATGGAGAGTTACGCGCACAAAAACACCACGCTCGAACTTTTCCGGACGCTCTTCATGGAACCGGAGTTCCGCGACTGGCCGCACGCCGGGATCGTGATCCAGGCTTACCTGCGCGATGCCGAGCCGGATCTCCGGAACCTCATCGAATGGGGCCGGCAACGCGGAACACGGTTCACCGTCCGGCTCGTCAAAGGCGCCTACTGGGATTACGAAAAGATCAAGGCGGCGCAAAACGGCTGGCGGGTCCCGGTCTGGCTTCAGAAGCCGGAGAGCGACGCGAATTTCGAGGTCTGCACGCGGATCCTGCTAGAGAACGAATCGATCGTCACCTCGGCGTTCGGTTCGCACAACATCCGCAGCATTGCCCACGCGCAGGCCTACGCGCAGCAGCTTGGGATCGATAAAAGCCGGATCGAATTTCAGCTCCTTTACGGAATGGCCGGCCCGATCAAGCGGGCGCTGGTCGAGATGGGTTATCGCGTCCGCGAATATTGCCCGGTGGGCGAGCTTCTCCCCGGCATGTCGTATCTCGTCCGGCGGCTGCTCGAGAACACTTCGAACGAAGGATTTTTGAAGGCGAAGTTTTCCGACAACGCCGGGCCAGAGCAGTTGCTGCGCGATCCGCGTTCACTCGTAACGAAGGTGTCTCGACCGGCCTCACCGATGCCGGCCACAGGACGCAACGGCCAATCGCTCGACACGCCTCCGGGCGACACCTACGAGAACTCGCCTTCGGTCAATTTCGTCCACGAAAAAGCCCGCACAAAAATGCGGAGCGCCATCGAAGAGATGCGCGGAAAGCTCGGCGCGAAATATCCGATCGTGATCGACGGCAAGAAAATCTGGACCGACAATTTCATCGACTCGATCAACCCAAGCCGGCCGACGCAGGTGGTGGGCGCGGTCGCCGAAGCGACAGTCGAGCATGCCGAGCAGGCGGCGGCGGCAGCGAAGAAGGCGTTCGAGCATTGGTGCCGCGTCAGCGTCGAGCATCGCGCGGAGCTGCTGGAAAAAGTGGCGACCATCATGGATCGCCGCCGGTGGGAGCTCTGTGCCCTCGAAGTTTTCGAAGTCGGCAAACCGTGGGCGGAAGCCGACGGTGATATTCGCGAAGCGATCGATTTCCTCCTCTTCTACGCCCAACAGATGCGGCTCCGCGGCTTGCCGCGGCTCACCCAACACGTCCCCGGCGAAGAAAGTTACCAGCACTACTGGCCACGCGGCGTCGCGCTCGTCATAGCGCCCTGGAATTTCCCGGTCGCGATTCTGACCGGCATGGTCTCGGCAGCGATCGTTACCGGCAACACGGTGATCATGAAGCCCGCCGAGCAATCCGCGGTTTGCGGCGCGATGCTGATGGAAATGTTCGAGGAAGCCGGCATCCCGCCCGGCGTCCTGAATTATCTGCCCGGCAAAGGCCGTGTGATCGGCCAGCACCTGGTCGATCACAAGGACGTGCACATGATCGCGTTTACGGGCTCGCGCGAAGTCGGGCTCCGGATTTGGAAGAGCGCCGGCGAAACGCGCGAAGGCCAGTTGGAGTTGAAGCGGGTCGTTTGCGAGATGGGCGGCAAGAACGGCGTCATCGTCGATTCCGACGCCGACCTCGACGAAGCGATCGTCGATACGATTTATTCCGCGTTCGGTTACCAGGGCCAGAAATGTTCAGCCTGTTCCCGGTTAATTGTGCTCGAGGAAAATTACGACCGCGTCGTGAAGCGTTTGGTCGAAGCGGCGGCCAGTTTGCGCGTCGGCAATCCGGAAACAGCCGGGATCACGGTCGGTCCCGTGATCGACGAGACGGCGTACCGCCGGATTCTGGAGATCATTGAAGCCGGCAAAAAGGAAGCGACCCTCGCCTTCCAGGGCAAAACGCCGCCAGAAGGCTTCTTCGTGCCGCCGACGATCTTCACCGACGTCAAACCCGGATTCAGCCTCGCCTGCGAAGAAATCTTCGGACCGGTCCTGAGCGTGCTGAAAGTGCGCGATCTCGACGAAGCAATCCGGGTGGCGAACGAGACCGACTACGCGTTGACCGCCGGCTTCTTCTCCCGCAGCCCGGCGAACATCGAGCGGGTCAAAGCGGAGCTGGTTGCCGGGAACGTTTACATCAACCGTTCCTGCACGGGCGCCGTCGTCGGCCGCCATCCGTTCGGTGGATTCAAGATGTCAGGCGGCGGCACCAAAGCTGGCGGCGGCGATTACCTCCTCCAGTTCATGGTCCCGCGCGTCGTAACCGAAAACATCATGCGCCACGGTTTTGCACCGGACACCACCCCGGAATTCCGCGCGCCATTTGGGCATTTGGTCCACGAGTAA
- the rsmI gene encoding 16S rRNA (cytidine(1402)-2'-O)-methyltransferase yields the protein MLYVVATPIGNLEDITLRALEVLKSVDLIAAEDTRHSGNLLKHFEIRKPLVSFHEHNEAMRSEELAERLAAGENVALITDAGMPGLSDPGARLIRKCIERGLAYTVIPGVSAILTALVGSGLEAEAFSFRGFLPVKSGQRERELRAAAESRETSLFFESPYRILKTLAVCVELMPDRQLCVARELTKKFEEFRRGTAAELLAHYTAHPAKGEITLVIGGSRDARCGMRDTG from the coding sequence ATGCTTTATGTCGTGGCCACGCCGATCGGGAACCTGGAAGACATCACGCTCCGGGCGCTGGAGGTCCTGAAATCGGTCGACCTGATCGCGGCGGAAGACACGCGGCATTCCGGAAATTTGCTGAAACATTTCGAAATCCGGAAGCCGCTGGTCAGTTTTCACGAGCATAACGAAGCGATGCGCTCCGAGGAACTGGCGGAGCGGCTGGCAGCCGGCGAAAACGTGGCATTGATCACCGACGCCGGCATGCCCGGGCTCTCAGATCCCGGCGCGCGGTTGATCCGGAAGTGCATCGAGCGCGGCCTGGCCTACACGGTGATACCCGGCGTCTCCGCGATCTTGACGGCGCTGGTGGGATCGGGGCTGGAAGCGGAAGCATTTTCTTTTCGCGGGTTCCTGCCGGTGAAGAGCGGTCAGCGCGAGCGCGAGCTGCGAGCGGCGGCCGAGAGCAGGGAAACCTCCCTGTTCTTCGAGTCGCCTTACCGAATCCTGAAAACGCTGGCGGTCTGCGTGGAATTGATGCCGGACAGACAGTTGTGCGTGGCCCGCGAGCTGACGAAAAAATTCGAGGAATTCCGGCGCGGGACGGCGGCCGAGCTCCTGGCGCATTACACTGCCCACCCGGCGAAGGGCGAGATCACGCTGGTGATCGGCGGCAGCCGAGATGCGAGATGCGGGATGCGGGATACGGGATAA
- the fmt gene encoding methionyl-tRNA formyltransferase — protein sequence MRVLFIGTGEIGVPVLRSLLKSDEHELVGVVTQPDKPVGRAQRIEAPPIKAAIGASKAPLLQPKRIKAEDAIAGIRALKPDVIVVMAYGQILPRAVLEIPRIACLNLHASLLPQHRGAAPIQAAIVAGDTETGISVMYMDEGLDTGDVLHQKRIEIAVDETGGSLHDRLAEIAPAALEEALTGLMDGTAPRVPQDSSRATYAGKLEREDGRLDWNESAVLLERKVRAFDPWPGAFTVLRDDAGRERKLKIFRAHVDAGETQSPLSFRAGDGFLALDEVQLEGKRRMKATEFLRGYPGPIRLA from the coding sequence ATGCGCGTGCTGTTTATCGGGACGGGTGAGATCGGCGTGCCGGTCCTGCGGTCGTTATTGAAGTCGGATGAGCACGAATTGGTCGGCGTAGTCACCCAGCCGGATAAACCGGTGGGACGGGCCCAACGAATCGAAGCGCCGCCGATCAAGGCTGCGATCGGCGCCAGCAAAGCGCCGTTATTGCAGCCGAAGCGGATTAAGGCGGAGGATGCGATCGCGGGGATTCGTGCGCTCAAACCAGATGTGATTGTGGTGATGGCCTACGGCCAGATTCTGCCGCGCGCCGTCCTGGAGATTCCGCGAATCGCCTGCCTGAATCTGCACGCTTCGCTCCTTCCGCAGCACCGAGGCGCCGCGCCCATCCAGGCGGCGATTGTGGCGGGCGACACCGAGACCGGAATCAGCGTGATGTATATGGACGAAGGCCTGGATACGGGGGACGTCCTGCACCAAAAGCGGATTGAGATTGCGGTGGATGAGACTGGCGGCTCGCTCCATGATCGGCTGGCGGAGATTGCACCGGCGGCGCTGGAGGAAGCGCTCACCGGTCTTATGGACGGCACGGCGCCCCGCGTTCCACAGGATTCATCGCGTGCCACTTACGCCGGAAAGCTTGAACGCGAAGATGGTCGACTCGATTGGAATGAGTCCGCAGTGCTGCTGGAGCGCAAAGTCCGCGCCTTCGATCCGTGGCCCGGCGCCTTTACCGTTTTGCGCGATGATGCCGGCCGCGAGAGAAAGCTGAAAATCTTCCGGGCCCACGTTGACGCGGGCGAAACGCAAAGCCCGCTTTCGTTCCGAGCCGGCGACGGTTTCCTGGCGCTCGACGAAGTCCAGCTCGAAGGAAAACGCCGGATGAAGGCGACAGAGTTTCTGCGGGGCTATCCCGGGCCGATTCGCCTCGCCTAA
- the pyrH gene encoding UMP kinase — MPTETSEPVYKRIVLKLSGEALRERGAKENISPQIVREIAERIKEVKALGVQTSVVIGGGNIWRGLSAAHRGMDRTTADYMGMLATVINGLALKSALTQIGVETRVQTAIEMKNVAEPFILGRAIRHLELGRVVIFVAGTGNPYFSTDTTAALRASEIRADIILKATKVDGVYDRDPAKDPDAQRFDRITFSEALTKRLQVMDSTAFSLCMDNRIPIAVFDMNNPSNFTDIVLGKKIGTMVSE, encoded by the coding sequence ATGCCCACCGAAACTTCCGAGCCCGTCTACAAGCGGATCGTCCTCAAATTGAGCGGCGAAGCGCTTCGCGAACGTGGCGCCAAGGAAAATATTTCACCGCAGATCGTGCGGGAAATCGCGGAGCGCATTAAGGAAGTAAAGGCGCTTGGGGTGCAGACCTCGGTCGTGATCGGCGGCGGCAATATTTGGCGCGGCTTGTCGGCCGCGCACCGCGGGATGGATCGCACCACCGCCGATTACATGGGAATGCTGGCGACCGTGATCAACGGCCTGGCGCTGAAGAGCGCGCTCACCCAGATCGGCGTCGAGACCCGGGTGCAAACGGCCATCGAAATGAAAAACGTGGCCGAACCTTTTATTCTCGGCCGTGCCATTCGCCATCTGGAGCTCGGCCGCGTGGTCATTTTCGTCGCCGGCACCGGGAACCCCTATTTCTCCACCGACACCACCGCCGCGCTTCGAGCCAGCGAGATTCGGGCCGACATTATCCTGAAAGCCACCAAGGTGGATGGGGTTTACGATCGGGATCCGGCCAAAGATCCGGACGCACAACGCTTCGACCGCATCACCTTTTCCGAGGCGCTCACCAAACGGCTCCAGGTCATGGACTCGACCGCCTTTAGTCTTTGCATGGACAACCGGATCCCGATCGCTGTGTTCGACATGAATAACCCAAGCAACTTTACCGACATCGTTCTCGGCAAAAAGATCGGAACGATGGTCTCGGAATAA